Proteins found in one Calditrichota bacterium genomic segment:
- a CDS encoding ATP-binding cassette domain-containing protein, with protein sequence MEPIIRVRELVAKYEEKTILDNIDVDIFPNEITVILGKSGCGKTTLLKNIIRLYQPHSGRIEIFGEDVTFMEEKEFNKILTRIGMLFQNGALLNSITVGENIAIPLEQHTDLPPSIIRRLVRKKLNLVDLDHAMYLYPSQLSGGMRKRAALARAISLDPTILFCDEPSAGLDPVTAIGLDRLLLKLRDLLKMTLVLVTHELASIRRIADRIIFLDDGQVLFYGKLDEALSSDIPAIKEFFHPE encoded by the coding sequence ATGGAACCGATTATTCGCGTCAGAGAGCTTGTCGCCAAATATGAAGAAAAAACGATATTGGACAATATCGACGTCGACATTTTTCCCAACGAAATCACAGTCATTTTGGGAAAAAGCGGCTGCGGTAAAACGACCTTGCTGAAAAATATCATCCGCCTCTACCAACCGCATTCGGGAAGAATCGAAATTTTCGGCGAAGATGTTACCTTCATGGAAGAAAAGGAATTCAACAAAATTCTCACGCGAATCGGAATGCTGTTTCAAAACGGCGCGTTGCTGAATTCCATCACCGTGGGCGAAAATATCGCCATTCCGCTGGAGCAGCACACAGACTTGCCCCCTTCCATCATCAGGCGGCTGGTACGAAAAAAACTAAATCTCGTTGACCTGGATCATGCCATGTACCTCTACCCCTCGCAACTGTCCGGAGGCATGCGCAAACGGGCAGCGCTCGCCAGAGCCATTTCCCTGGATCCGACAATTCTTTTCTGCGACGAACCTTCTGCCGGACTCGATCCGGTGACTGCCATTGGACTGGATCGTCTGCTGCTTAAATTGCGCGATTTGCTGAAAATGACGCTGGTGCTGGTCACGCACGAACTTGCCAGCATCCGCCGCATCGCCGACCGCATCATTTTTTTGGATGACGGCCAGGTTCTATTTTACGGCAAATTAGATGAGGCGTTGTCTTCTGACATTCCCGCCATAAAGGAGTTTTTTCATCCGGAGTAA
- a CDS encoding MlaE family lipid ABC transporter permease subunit → MIEINRQENTIKLSGDLATREIKSAWRFLKKQFAAIAEPRIFLDFSELKSIDSAGVAFLDEIVSVTDKKIEFINVPKQVERAIQAFSTQETPEPEPPRSPIFFERMGDFAVRVYRNSYLLLLLAADIFYWSVAGIFQHKGQREGSFVQQSLLIGVNALLIVGLISFLIGLILALQSAAQLRQFGANIFVADLIGIAMLREMGPIMTAIVVAGRSGSAIAAEIATMVVTEEMDALKTMALNPIRFVVVPKFHAITVTLPLLTIFSDLIGIIGGFIIGLTYLQLSAAAFFNELLTVLILKDVFTGLIKSVVFAWIILIVSCYQGLRVSGGAEGVGRATTASVVASIFFVIVADSILGLIFYFGQPLT, encoded by the coding sequence ATGATTGAAATTAACAGACAAGAAAACACCATTAAACTCAGCGGTGATTTAGCGACCCGCGAAATCAAATCTGCCTGGCGGTTTTTGAAAAAACAATTCGCCGCGATAGCGGAGCCGCGAATATTTCTCGATTTTTCAGAACTAAAATCCATCGACAGCGCCGGCGTGGCGTTTCTCGATGAAATCGTTTCCGTCACTGACAAGAAAATTGAATTCATCAACGTGCCCAAGCAGGTCGAGCGGGCAATTCAGGCATTTTCCACGCAAGAAACGCCGGAACCAGAGCCGCCGCGTTCCCCGATATTTTTTGAACGAATGGGTGATTTCGCAGTTCGAGTCTATCGCAACTCCTACTTGCTCTTGCTGCTCGCCGCGGACATTTTTTACTGGAGCGTCGCGGGAATTTTTCAGCACAAAGGCCAGCGGGAAGGCTCTTTTGTTCAACAGAGCCTGCTCATTGGCGTCAATGCTTTGCTCATTGTGGGGTTGATTTCTTTTCTCATCGGCCTCATTCTGGCGCTGCAATCCGCGGCGCAGCTCAGACAATTTGGCGCCAACATTTTTGTGGCAGACCTGATCGGCATCGCCATGCTGCGAGAAATGGGACCCATCATGACAGCCATCGTTGTCGCCGGAAGAAGCGGCTCTGCCATCGCCGCGGAAATCGCCACCATGGTCGTCACCGAAGAAATGGACGCGCTGAAAACAATGGCGCTCAATCCCATTCGGTTCGTAGTCGTTCCTAAATTTCACGCCATCACCGTCACGCTGCCGCTACTGACCATTTTTTCCGATCTCATCGGAATCATTGGCGGCTTCATCATCGGCTTGACCTACTTGCAATTGAGCGCCGCTGCATTTTTCAACGAATTATTGACCGTGCTCATTTTGAAAGATGTTTTTACCGGACTGATCAAAAGTGTCGTTTTCGCCTGGATCATCCTCATCGTCTCCTGCTACCAGGGTTTGCGCGTCAGTGGCGGCGCCGAAGGTGTGGGCAGAGCAACTACAGCTTCAGTTGTGGCGTCGATTTTCTTTGTCATTGTCGCTGATTCGATTCTGGGTTTGATTTTCTATTTCGGACAACCACTTACTTGA
- a CDS encoding MCE family protein: MVSRSQKIRLGIFLTTAIIILVVAIGIITGSRLLKKQAVYYIRFKDVSLTGLEVGSSVKYRGIRIGRVDNIYIDPDDIASVIVKMNLNPKVPIKENTEAILTFIGITGLKMIELRGGTNEAKDLPPESFIKPGQSVVETITGRAEIIAEKLELILNNLANFTAAGNREKFLGLIENTSRALNNFATLLDTNQTHLNNIIANFDDISGNLDTLIVSANFAVNDIRKITQSNELVNTVGNLEKVSGQLAEADLRKVIKKMEDALEQTNRTFTHLDLTLLKSRHDILSSTEILRESLEYFNEFTRLISENPSLLLRSSPQKEIRER, from the coding sequence ATGGTTTCCCGTTCGCAGAAAATCCGATTGGGCATATTTTTGACAACCGCAATAATCATCCTCGTTGTCGCCATCGGAATTATCACTGGCAGTCGCCTGTTGAAAAAACAAGCCGTGTATTACATTCGTTTCAAAGATGTTTCGCTCACCGGACTGGAAGTAGGCTCTTCGGTAAAATATCGCGGCATTCGCATTGGCAGGGTTGACAATATTTACATTGACCCGGACGACATCGCCTCTGTGATTGTGAAAATGAACCTCAACCCGAAAGTTCCCATCAAGGAAAATACTGAAGCAATTTTGACGTTCATTGGCATCACAGGCTTGAAAATGATCGAGTTGAGGGGCGGTACCAACGAAGCGAAAGACCTGCCGCCGGAAAGTTTCATCAAACCAGGCCAGTCTGTGGTAGAGACGATTACTGGCAGAGCGGAAATTATTGCTGAGAAACTCGAGCTTATTTTGAACAATCTGGCAAATTTTACTGCTGCAGGAAATCGCGAGAAATTTTTGGGTTTGATTGAAAATACCAGCCGGGCGCTGAATAATTTCGCTACGCTGCTGGATACCAATCAAACGCACTTGAATAATATAATTGCCAATTTTGACGATATTTCCGGAAATCTGGACACGCTCATTGTGAGCGCCAATTTTGCCGTGAATGACATTCGAAAAATAACACAATCAAACGAGTTAGTCAATACTGTGGGAAATCTGGAAAAGGTAAGCGGTCAACTGGCCGAGGCAGACCTGCGCAAGGTGATCAAAAAAATGGAAGATGCGCTGGAACAGACAAACCGCACATTCACCCATCTGGATTTGACGTTGCTAAAAAGCAGACACGACATTTTAAGCTCAACAGAAATTTTAAGAGAAAGTCTGGAATATTTCAACGAATTCACCAGGTTGATCAGCGAAAATCCGTCGCTGCTGCTTCGCAGTTCACCGCAGAAAGAAATTCGGGAGCGATAA
- a CDS encoding S9 family peptidase produces MVFRPTAKKEIAFVRNEDPVVAISTNNDIFVTPAEGGKITKITENPANDNQPVYSPDGKYLAYRAMRHAGFEADQYDLILFNRQTRERKNLTADFDRDVGTFHFDNKGKFVYFTVQNEGRSCIYRIPVRGGEVQKIITDDYVKSFAIDPKGKYLYFAKEAINKPTEIFRSKTNGKNITQLSFTNRDIVSQLEMNDLEDFWFESFDGKKIHGMLVKPPKFDAAKKYPLVYLIHGGPQGMWSDDFHYRWNAEMFAAPGYVVAMVNFRGSKGYGQDFCNAVSKNWGGGPYKDLMAGVDYLLKTYNFIDKEKLAAAGASYGGFMIDWICGHEHPFKVLVSHDGVYDQRSMYGATEELWFPEWEFNGTPYEHPALYEKWSPSNFAKNFRTPTLVIHSENDFRVPVTQGFQMFTALQRNKVPSKLLYFPDEDHFVSKPQNARLWWKTVHEWIAEWLNK; encoded by the coding sequence TACACCAGCAGAAGGCGGAAAAATCACCAAAATTACCGAAAATCCCGCCAATGACAACCAGCCGGTTTACTCTCCTGACGGGAAATATTTGGCTTATCGCGCCATGCGCCACGCCGGATTTGAGGCGGACCAGTACGATTTGATTCTTTTCAACCGCCAGACTCGAGAGAGAAAAAATCTGACGGCGGATTTTGACCGCGATGTGGGCACTTTTCATTTTGACAACAAAGGAAAATTTGTTTACTTCACCGTGCAAAATGAAGGCAGAAGCTGCATTTACCGCATTCCGGTTCGCGGCGGCGAAGTGCAAAAAATTATCACTGACGACTACGTAAAAAGTTTTGCCATTGATCCCAAAGGCAAATATCTCTATTTTGCCAAAGAGGCGATCAACAAACCCACGGAAATTTTCCGTTCAAAAACGAACGGGAAAAATATCACGCAACTCTCTTTCACCAACCGCGACATAGTTTCGCAACTTGAAATGAACGATCTGGAAGATTTCTGGTTTGAGAGTTTTGACGGAAAAAAAATTCACGGCATGTTAGTCAAACCGCCAAAATTTGATGCGGCGAAAAAATATCCGCTGGTTTATCTCATTCACGGCGGTCCTCAGGGCATGTGGTCTGATGATTTCCATTATCGCTGGAATGCGGAAATGTTTGCCGCACCCGGTTACGTTGTCGCTATGGTCAATTTCCGCGGTTCCAAGGGCTACGGCCAGGATTTTTGTAATGCGGTGAGTAAAAATTGGGGCGGCGGACCTTACAAAGATTTGATGGCCGGCGTGGATTATCTGCTGAAGACTTACAATTTCATCGACAAGGAAAAATTAGCAGCAGCCGGCGCTTCCTACGGTGGTTTCATGATTGATTGGATTTGCGGGCACGAACATCCGTTCAAAGTGCTCGTTTCTCACGACGGCGTTTACGATCAGCGTTCCATGTACGGCGCCACCGAAGAGCTCTGGTTTCCGGAATGGGAATTCAATGGCACGCCTTACGAACATCCCGCATTGTACGAAAAATGGTCCCCGTCCAATTTCGCAAAAAATTTCCGGACGCCGACACTGGTAATTCACAGCGAAAATGATTTCCGCGTGCCAGTGACGCAGGGGTTCCAGATGTTCACTGCGCTGCAGCGCAACAAAGTTCCCTCGAAATTGCTCTATTTCCCGGACGAAGATCATTTTGTGTCCAAGCCACAAAATGCCCGTTTGTGGTGGAAAACAGTCCACGAATGGATCGCTGAATGGCTCAATAAATAA